The Toxorhynchites rutilus septentrionalis strain SRP chromosome 3, ASM2978413v1, whole genome shotgun sequence genome includes a region encoding these proteins:
- the LOC129774241 gene encoding ankyrin-2-like, translating into MVTGQVGQPEEPGGPQAQPIDPDLTAKLLGRGVAVSPVVTVEPRRRKFHKAITLSMPAPRAHSQGMINQYSGSAPTLRLLCSITGGTTRAQWEDVTGSTPLTFVNDCVSFTTTVSARFWLMDCRNIADATKMATELYKEAIHVPFMAKFVVFAKRTDPLEARLRVFCMTDDREDKTLEHQEHFTEVAKSRDVEVLEDKPQYIELAGNLVPITKSGEQLSLPFKAFRENRLPFSVRVKDQHADIVGRTLFMREPKIAKGEPPQQPICILNIVLPENIIPDQLTTIEDSQEIVVRVGRPPRLPPRDQNYLGEMRVVDISNLLGEDWLKLAPEIGVSETDVENIIAQHPTSSAQQAQAMLKLFQSKTKNDFNILENGLRTIHRDDIVDRCLRTSTTSALTTTTVTMRNKTAFSISKRNYDVDIISESDSIAKLVQKDDNQYTQEESSKYSVEEKRIEESEESEEESIKRTVAERRKQIEKRLSADRSIPASTQKREIVEEICSIKRSSMIDDTRAKHEEEILMQKPIDNSYKSSVIPEPVVKLKTTTVKEGPTIAKDEFDKELQDKFKLTLKNVEEFEHKSQVLGGEKVDTSAKIVSEITKKEVLDKLAELDETKPKQLDKKPEDDNKSPTPRERAPIPTKRTSIVREDALDSGVITESIKNIQEKIHSFETKSTESSKRSSWAKEQEGSHEQPITGDSMLAQWSEEDEILTLKKEFQKLDEKKEEWNEEQELLAQKKKFEELEEKYQEEKSLKTQFDQREEQLISQSTEKVTAQIVKAEKPEPLSLEKLVEESSKQQISTHVVQPTKWSEEDEILAQKQEMAKQELGRITAQTSVETKIAQWTKENEIFSQKTEIEKLHEAEKQGPLEPKIVQRTEENEVLVHKREHEDLAEGSEKLTELQVTSAQKEQLNKFEEQFQLQRQQIEERAAVMTEKWVEDNQKLEDQLKNKMAEEKKDLFEKFEQKISSGFKEMRSEQQTTSDKQQFQETKSETISKVEEKITSITSKAESFAETFKSDATDVLGEVVHQQLQEFTAQSSETKTLVDQKVDKTITEIRDSEIVSEIKESTQQSKEAVDRAAEALARETIISSDEPEAIVQEAFTKEDFESVREKTVSQDVSGTLKESVEKSKSEIETGIREGDQLIVETISEIGEEIKRIQETPAVKPNEKPSIVETVTKTVTQEITSRIPVLSKRTSPEEKSKPEDDAKERKEQPAAEVAETLVETIEEDVQSTIKMPEMVVSKIPRFDSSKAIPTGQEITAVKSPEPEVVQSKIPIFKDRKVSEQFSSDSCDTVVLQKTLRDQDSLPKSESEEKPDEMLATTVEEAEQITSKEAKEVLSFTTIDETILNELITEDDRAVTPDDFIDEIIEQAQDKIQQIKETEMASSTLDLSRSEDDVQEKSPHPIPEYVTERHLEYEADDDDHEHEKWQDL; encoded by the exons aTGGTAACGGGCCAGGTGGGCCAACCAGAAGAACCCggtgggccgcag GCTCAACCAATCGATCCGGATCTGACGGCGAAATTGCTAGGCCGAGGTGTAGCCGTATCACCGGTGGTTACAGTGGAGCCCCGTCGGCGCAAGTTCCACAAGGCGATCACTTTGAGTATGCCGGCGCCACGAGCCCACAGTCAGGGCATGATCAACCAGTACTCTGGCAGCGCGCCAACACTTCGCCTGCTTTGCTCCATCACCG GTGGTACAACACGCGCCCAGTGGGAAGACGTAACGGGCTCCACACCGTTGACCTTCGTGAACGACTGCGTTTCGTTCACCACCACAGTTTCGGCCCGATTCTGGTTAATGGACTGTCGTAACATAGCCGATGCTACCAAGATGGCTACCGAACTCTACAA AGAGGCCATACACGTCCCGTTTATGGCTAAATTTGTAGTGTTCGCCAAGCGCACCGACCCGCTGGAGGCACGCCTCCGTGTCTTCTGCATGACAGACGACCGCGAAGACAAAACTCTGGAACACCAGGAGCATTTCACGGAAGTCGCTAAAAGCCGTGACGTAGAGGTTCTAGAGGATAAACCACAATACATCGAACTGGCTGGCAATTTGGTCCCGATAACAAAATCCGGAGAACAGCTGAGCCTACCATTCAAGGCCTTCCGCGAGAATCGGTTACCCTTCTCGGTTCGTGTTAAAGACCAACACGCGGATATTGTCGGCCGAACGCTCTTCATGCGCGAGCCGAAAATTGCTAAGGGTGAACCACCCCAGCAACCGATTTGCATCCTCAACATCGTACTGCCCGAGAATATCATTCCCGATCAGTTAACCACAATCGAAGACTCACAGGAAATTGTTGTCCGTGTTGGGCGCCCTCCCAGACTACCCCCGCGAGACCAGAACTATCTAGGAGAAATGCGTGTGGTCGACATCTCCAATCTTCTCGGCGAAGACTGGTTGAAGCTGGCACCTGAGATCGGAGTCAGCGAGACCGACGTGGAGAACATTATCGCTCAGCATCCTACCAGTAGCGCCCAACAGGCCCAAGCTATGCTCAAACTATTCCAATCGAAAACCAAAAATGACTTCAATATACTCGAAAACGGTTTACGAACCATCCACCGGGATGACATCGTCGATCGGTGTTTAAGAACTTCCACAACAAGCGCACTGACAACGACCACAGTAACAATGCGGAACAAGACGGCGTTCTCGATCAGCAAGCGGAACTACGACGTGGATATCATTTCCGAGTCTGACTCCATTGCGAAGTTGGTACAAAAAGACG ACAACCAATATACACAGGAGGAGTCCAGTAAGTACTCGGTCGAGGAGAAGCGCATCGAAGAATCCGAGGAGTCTGAGGAGGAGAGCATCAAGAGAACGGTAGCCGAACGTCGAAAGCAGATCGAGAAGAGACTCTCGGCAGACCGTTCGATTCCCGCGTCGACCCAGAAGCGGGAAATCGTCGAGGAGATTTGCTCCATTAAACGATCCAGCATGATCGACGACACCCGAGCGAAACACGAAGAAGAAATTCTCATGCAGAAACCAATCGATAACTCGTACAAGTCATCGGTAATTCCGGAGCCGGTCGTCAAGCTCAAAACCACGACAGTTAAAGAAGGACCGACCATCGCGAAAGATGAGTTCGACAAGGAGCTGCAGGATAAATTCAAACTGACGCTGAAGAACGTCGAAGAGTTTGAGCACAAGTCCCAGGTTTTGGGCGGCGAAAAAGTCGATACGTCCGCCAAAATTGTCAGCGAAATTACAAAGAAAGAAGTGTTGGACAAACTAGCGGAACTGGATGAAACGAAACCAAAACAGCTCGACAAGAAACCAGAAGACGATAATAAGTCACCAACTCCAAGAGAACGTGCACCGATACCAACCAAGCGAACCAGTATTGTTCGAGAGGACGCCCTGGATTCCGGCGTGATTACGGAGTCGATCAAAAACATACAAGAAAAGATTCACTCGTTTGAAACTAAGTCAACAGAATCCAGCAAGCGATCTTCGTGGGCAAAAGAACAAGAGGGTTCTCATGAACAGCCAATTACAGGAGATTCCATGCTTGCTCAATGGAGTGAAGAAGACGAAATCCTTACCCTTAAGAAAGAGTTCCAGAAACTCGATGAGAAAAAGGAAGAGTGGAATGAAGAGCAAGAACTGCTCGCTCAgaagaaaaagtttgaagaacTGGAAGAGAAATATCAAGAGGAGAAATCATTAAAGACACAATTTGACCAAAGAGAGGAGCAACTAATCAGCCAGTCAACCGAGAAAGTAACAGCACAAATAGTGAAAGCCGAAAAACCAGAACCTTTGTCCCTGGAGAAGCTAGTTGAGGAATCGAGCAAACAGCAAATATCGACCCACGTTGTGCAGCCAACTAAGTGGAGTGAGGAGGATGAAATATTGGCGCAGAAACAAGAGATGGCAAAGCAAGAGCTAGGAAGAATAACAGCACAAACATCAGTGGAAACCAAAATCGCACAATGGACCAAGGAGAATGAAATTTTCAGCCAGAAAACGGAGATTGAAAAGCTCCATGAGGCGGAGAAGCAAGGACCCCTTGAACCGAAAATCGTTCAAAGGACAGAGGAGAACGAAGTTCTGGTCCACAAAAGAGAACATGAAGATCTTGCTGAAGGTAGCGAAAAGCTCACCGAACTACAAGTGACTTCAGCGCAGAAGGAACAACTTaataagtttgaggaacaattCCAACTGCAGAGGCAGCAAATCGAAGAAAGGGCCGCTGTTATGACAGAGAAATGGGTTGAAGATAATCAAAAACTTGAGGACCAACTCAAGAACAAGATGGCAGAAGAGAAAAAAGATCTGTTCGAAAAATTCGAGCAAAAAATTTCTTCTGGCTTCAAAGAAATGAGAAGCGAGCAGCAGACCACATCGGACAAACAACAATTCCAGGAAACCAAATCCGAAACGATCAGCAAAGTTGAAGAGAAAATCACCAGCATCACCTCGAAGGCGGAGTCCTTCGCGGAAACGTTCAAATCGGATGCAACTGATGTTCTGGGTGAAGTGGTTCACCAGCAGTTGCAAGAGTTTACAGCACAGAGTTCGGAAACGAAGACTCTTGTGGACCAGAAGGTGGATAAAACCATAACAGAGATCCGTGACTCCGAAATTGTATCCGAGATCAAAGAAAGTACCCAGCAGAGTAAGGAAGCCGTTGATAGAGCTGCCGAAGCACTCGCTAGAGAAACAATCATCAGCTCCGATGAGCCGGAGGCCATAGTGCAGGAAGCGTTCACTAAAGAAGATTTCGAAAGCGTTCGTGAGAAGACCGTTAGTCAAGATGTAAGTGGAACACTAAAGGAATCAGTAGAGAAATCAAAGAGTGAAATTGAAACCGGAATTCGTGAGGGAGATCAACTAATAGTGGAAACGATATCGGAAATAGGAGAGGAAATCAAAAGAATCCAGGAAACTCCTGCTGTGAAACCAAACGAAAAACCTTCGATTGTGGAAACTGTGACGAAGACAGTTACCCAGGAAATAACATCCAGAATACCGGTTCTAAGCAAACGAACTTCACCCGAAGAAAAATCCAAACCCGAAGATGATGCAAAAGAAAGGAAAGAACAACCAGCAGCGGAAGTAGCAGAGACTTTAGTGGAAACGATTGAGGAAGACGTGCAAAGTACCATTAAAATGCCTGAAATGGTTGTATCAAAAATTCCAAGATTCGATAGCAGTAAAGCGATACCCACCGGTCAAGAGATCACGGCCGTTAAATCACCAGAGCCGGAAGTGGTCCaatcgaagataccaattttcaAAGATCGTAAAGTATCGGAACAATTCTCAAGCGATTCTTGCGATACGGTCGTTCTGCAGAAGACGCTGCGTGATCAGGATTCGCTTCCGAAGTCAGAAAGTGAAGAAAAACCTGATGAGATGTTGGCTACAACGGTGGAAGAAGCTGAACAGATCACTAGCAAGGAAGCCAAAGAGGTTTTGAGCTTCACGACCATCGACGAAACCATACTGAACGAGCTAATTACCGAAGATGACCGTGCCGTCACGCCGGACGACTTCATTGATGAGATTATCGAGCAGGCCCAGGataaaattcaacaaattaaaGAAACAGAAATGGCCTCATCTACGCTCGATTTGAGCAGATCAGAGGACG aTGTTCAAGAGAAATCGCCTCATCCAATTCCGGAATACGTTACCGAGCGGCACCTAGAGTATGAGGCCGATGACGATGACCACGAGCACGAGAAATGGCAAG ATTtgtaa